In Paraglaciecola sp. T6c, the sequence TAGCTGTGCTTCAGGTAGGGGGTAGGTACCTTCCTGCTCAATAGGATTTTGAGTTGCCATCACTAAGAATAACGCAGGCAACGGATAGGTTTTGTTACCGACAGTAATTTGCCTTTCCGCCATTGCTTCGAGCAGCGCCGACTGCACCTTGGCGGGCGCGCGGTTTATTTCATCGGCAAGGACCAAATTATGAAAAAGTGGACCTTTTTGAAAATCAAATTTGCCTGTTTCTGGTCGATATATATCTGTACCTGTTAAATCAGCGGGCAGTAAATCAGGGGTAAATTGAACACGGTGAAAGTCACCCTCAACGCCGTTGGCCAATGAGTTAACGGCGCGGGTCTTTGCCAATCCGGGAGGACCTTCAACCAGTAGATGGCCGTCAGCAAGTAACGCCACGAGAATATTTTGCGTCAAGGTTGTTTGACCAATAACTTGTGAGTCTAAATACGCTTGTAGTTGTGAGAATTGAACTGAAGGCATGCGTTCTTATTATTCCTTGGTTGATTGGCGTACAAAGGTGTACGGGAAAATAAACTGTATAACAGACAATGCTGTGTATATAGGGTTCCATTGGTGAAAAACAATGTTACAAATAACATCTTTTCGATGAAAACCAATCCGTTTTGACGGTATAAGCTATTGTATCCATTGTTAAATAGCCTAACTAATGGGCGTAATACCGGCGACGCTGCCTTATTCAACGTCGTCTGACCGCATAGGGTGAGATTGCGCGTGTTATTCACTACCTTAGGACTATTGTAAATGTACAAAACTGACGCAATGTTACTTGGACTTTCAAAATTTCTATTCTCCCTGTACAATCGATTAAAATTACAGGTCAGACCACTTGGTTTTTGACTCAACATTAAGGGCAAATCATGACGGCAAAGCAAACAGTTACGACTCGAGATGGAGAGCGCATCGCTATCGTAGCGGGACTACGAACACCATTCGCTAAAATGGCGACGAATTTTCACGGCGTTCCTGCTGTTGATTTAGGCAAAATGGTAGTGAATGAGATGTTGGTTAAGCAC encodes:
- a CDS encoding AAA family ATPase, with translation MPSVQFSQLQAYLDSQVIGQTTLTQNILVALLADGHLLVEGPPGLAKTRAVNSLANGVEGDFHRVQFTPDLLPADLTGTDIYRPETGKFDFQKGPLFHNLVLADEINRAPAKVQSALLEAMAERQITVGNKTYPLPALFLVMATQNPIEQEGTYPLPEAQLDRFLMHLEIDYPGAETELAVLKLTRNESLNSAPVMPPNLTQEDIFKARKSVLEIHLDESLERYLVELIIATRQPQKYSEQLASWIEFGASPRATIALDKCARAHAWLMGRDFVGPDNIHAVFHNVLRHRLLLSYEAEAEGVSSNQVLDSILQLVPVP